The Impatiens glandulifera chromosome 8, dImpGla2.1, whole genome shotgun sequence genome includes a window with the following:
- the LOC124911280 gene encoding wall-associated receptor kinase 1-like — MAAQTLILSSFLISFLFQIHFCNSATNNDNTTTSSSFMVAKPGCQTTCGNLTVPYPFGIGLDSGCSISPWFQVYCNQTFSPPKPFIRDGNIEIFSISKTHMRVSNVIASKCYNQLGELTQEKAAWTRLSDSPFTFSDTLNKYTVIGCDDLALILGSLGRNFTSGCIALCSKAESVIVGECTGIGCCQTSIPKGLKSYYASLSSLANHTKVWSFDPCSYAFLGEADRFTFRGPSDFLDPDGFINRTMKTVPVVLDWVIGNLSCEQAVKDGNGFACQKNSFCIDSDSGAGGYQCECNDGFDGNPYLSPGCLDINECAGGSNPCDDNAVCINTPGNFSCSCKKGYSGDGKRDGRGCVAHNSQFPVLGFSLGLSFGLLSLLLGVVFVYFSLKKRTIMKLREKFFQQNGGFLLRQQISSVEGTIESAKIFTAEELQKATNNYANDRILGRGGYGTVYKGIMPDHRVVAIKKSRIMDESQIEQFINEVVILTQVNHRNVVKLIGCCLETEVPLLVYEVVSNGTLFQHIHRSMSWLSWDNRLRIASETAGALSYLHSAANMPIIHRDVKSANILLDDQYVAKISDFGASRLIALDQIQVTTMVQGTLGYLDPEYFHTSQLTEKSDVYSFGVVLAELLTGKKPLSADRPQEERSLASLFLLAMKDNRLFQVLEPRVVREGTLEQLQLVARLVKRCLSLNGEDRPTMKEVAMELEGLKRYTKHPWVQTLNQEESVGLMGVESSDLYTVEMSAYLSNEGSSQPLNSNVMDSQMIHSMNRPR; from the exons ATGGCTGCTCAAACCCTTATTCTCTCATCATTTCTCATTTcatttctcttccaaattcatTTTTGCAATTCCGCCACCAATAATGATAATaccaccacctcctcctccttcatGGTGGCCAAACCCGGCTGCCAAACCACCTGCGGCAACCTCACTGTCCCTTACCCATTCGGCATCGGCCTAGATTCCGGCTGCTCAATAAGTCCATGGTTTCAAGTTTACTGCAACCAAACATTCTCACCTCCCAAACCCTTCATCCGCGATGGTAACATCGAAATCTTCTCCATTTCAAAAACCCACATGCGGGTTTCAAACGTAATCGCCTCCAAATGTTACAACCAACTCGGAGAACTAACTCAGGAAAAAGCAGCATGGACTCGCTTATCCGACTCACCCTTCACCTTCTCCGATACCCTTAACAAATACACAGTCATCGGCTGCGATGATTTAGCCTTGATATTGGGATCCCTCGGCCGGAATTTCACAAGCGGATGCATCGCTCTATGTTCGAAAGCTGAAAGTGTAATCGTTGGGGAGTGTACGGGAATTGGGTGCTGTCAGACTTCGATTCCTAAAGGGCTTAAAAGTTATTATGCATCGCTTAGTTCATTAGCGAATCATACGAAAGTTTGGTCATTTGATCCGTGTAGCTACGCATTCTTGGGGGAAGCAGATAGATTTACGTTTAGGGGACCGTCGGATTTCTTGGATCCAGATGGGTTTATAAACAGGACGATGAAGACTGTGCCTGTGGTTTTGGATTGGGTTATTGGAAATCTGAGTTGTGAACAAGCTGTTAAAGATGGTAATGGGTTTGCTTGTCAGAAGAATAGTTTTTGTATTGATTCTGATAGTGGCGCCGGAGGTTATCAGTGTGAATGTAATGATGGTTTTGATGGGAATCCTTATCTTAGCCCTGGATGCCTAG ATATTAATGAGTGCGCCGGCGGGAGTAATCCATGCGACGATAATGCAGTTTGTATAAACACACCGGGAAACTTTAGCTGCAGTTGTAAGAAAGGATATTCCGGCGACGGCAAAAGGGACGGCCGTGGTTGTGTTGCCCATAATTCACAGTTCCCAGTTTTGGGTTTCTCTCTTG GCTTGAGCTTCGGTTTGCTATCCCTACTACTTGGAGTGGTTTTTGTCTACTTTAGTCTCAAGAAAAGAACAATAATGAAACTAAGGGAAAAGTTTTTCCAACAAAATGGAGGATTTCTACTAAGACAACAAATTTCATCGGTAGAAGGAACCATCGAATCGGCCAAAATCTTCACAGCCGAGGAGCTCCAAAAGGCAACTAACAACTACGCCAATGATCGGATTCTCGGTCGTGGTGGCTATGGCACAGTGTACAAGGGAATCATGCCTGATCATCGCGTGGTGGCGATAAAAAAGTCGAGGATAATGGATGAGAGCCAAATAGAGCAATTCATTAATGAGGTTGTGATTCTCACTCAGGTTAATCATCGTAACGTGGTCAAGTTAATAGGTTGTTGTTTGGAAACTGAAGTTCCCTTATTAGTGTATGAAGTTGTCTCAAATGGAACTCTTTTCCAACACATCCATAGATCCATGTCGTGGTTATCATGGGACAACCGTCTTAGAATCGCATCGGAGACAGCTGGTGCTCTATCTTACTTGCACTCGGCTGCCAACATGCCTATCATCCATAGAGATGTTAAGTCCGCAAACATATTGTTAGATGATCAATATGTAGCCAAGATATCTGATTTTGGAGCCTCAAGGCTAATTGCACTAGACCAAATTCAAGTCACCACCATGGTACAAGGGACTCTAGGATACCTTGACCCCGAGTACTTTCACACAAGTCAACTTACTGAGAAGAGCGACGTTTACAGTTTTGGAGTGGTCTTGGCAGAACTTCTCACGGGGAAGAAGCCGTTATCAGCTGATAGGCCACAAGAGGAGAGAAGTCTCGCGTCACTTTTCCTCTTAGCAATGAAAGATAATAGATTGTTTCAAGTCTTGGAGCCTCGGGTTGTGCGAGAAGGGACACTAGAACAACTCCAACTTGTTGCGAGGCTTGTGAAGAGGTGTCTTAGCTTGAATGGGGAGGATAGGCCGACCATGAAAGAAGTGGCAATGGAACTCGAAGGATTGAAGAGGTATACAAAGCACCCTTGGGTTCAAACGCTAAACCAAGAAGAGAGTGTGGGATTGATGGGGGTCGAGTCATCGGATTTGTACACTGTGGAGATGAGTGCTTATTTGAGCAACGAAGGGAGTTCTCAACCTTTAAATAGTAACGTTATGGATAGTCAAATGATACATTCCATGAATAGGCCTcgttga